A window of Triplophysa dalaica isolate WHDGS20190420 chromosome 7, ASM1584641v1, whole genome shotgun sequence contains these coding sequences:
- the trip10a gene encoding cdc42-interacting protein 4 homolog isoform X2 — MDWGTELWDQYDIIDKHTQSGLDLVEKYVKFVKERTEIEQNYAKQLRFSNHQAFLDILNELNDYAGQREVIAENMMINICIELTKYLQDLKQERKMHLIEAKKAQQSLEGTYKQLDNSKKRFEREWREAEKAAQYAEKTDQDLNATKADVEKAKNQAHMRTHIAEECRNDYASQLQKYNKEQSSFYFTDMPLIFNKLQDTDERRIKKLSEGYALFADTERHVMPIIGKCLEGITRAGANINSKNDSMVLIEQHKSGFERPGDLDFEDYSQGINRASSESSLGTPKGPLELLSKNRNKTFRLFNKKTKLPSSTLSPFSTPPTPSPANGPPSPKFGRDPLSYCLKEINKTVKPRISSFRTLKKTSVDAEGFTHLPPEQRRKRLQQKIDDISKELQKEVDQSEALGKMKDVYEKNPQMGDPASLAPQIAQTAQNMERLRGELNKYECWLTGAGGRGDSIRYSTHSLNNNGAHNHNSLGALSDETDPSQAIYTEFDDDFEGEDLAAPIGQCTALYNFPGSSEGTISMQEGEVLFVVEEDKGDGWTRVRRNNGDEGYIPTSYANITLNK, encoded by the exons GTTCTCCAATCACCAGGCTTTTTTGGACATCCTTAATGAGCTGAACGACTATGCAGGTCAGAGGGAGGTGATCGCTGAAAACATGATGATCAACATCTGCATCGAGCTCACCAAATACTTACAGGATCTTAAACAGGAGCGCAAGATG CATCTGATAGAAGCCAAGAAAGCACAGCAGTCTCTGGAGGGCACCTACAAGCAGCTGGACAAT AGTAAAAAGCGCTTCGAGAGGGAATGGAGAGAAGCGGAGAAAGCTGCACAGTACGCTGAGAAAACCGACCAGGACCTCAACGCCACCAAAGCCGACGTGGAGAAG GCTAAAAACCAGGCACATATGCGCACGCACATAGCGGAGGAGTGCAGGAACGACTACGCTTCACAGCTGCAGAAGTACAACAAAGAACAGAGCAGCTTTTACTTCACAGACATGCCTCTTATTTTCAAC AAACTGCAGGACACTGATGAAAGACGAATCAAAAAACTCTCGGAAGGCTACGCCCTGTTTGCAGACACCGAGCGCCACGTCATGCCCATCATCGGGAAGTGTCTGGAGGGAATCACCAGAGCTGGCGCGAATATCAACTCGAAAAAC GACTCGATGGTCCTCATCGAGCAACATAAGTCAGGCTTTGAGAGACCAGGAGATCTTGACTTTGAGGATTACAGTCAGGGCATTAACCGTGCCTCCTCGGAAAGCAGTCTCGGCACTCCCAAAGGTCCCCTGGAGCTGCTGAGCAAGAACAGGAACAAAACCTTCCGGTTGTTCAATAAGAAGACCAAG CTTCCCTCATCTACGCTCAGTCCTTTCTCCACCCCCCCCACACCCTCGCCCGCTAACGGACCCCCTTCCCCCAAGTTTGGCCGGGACCCCCTGTCGTACTGTTTGAAGGAAATCAATAAGACAGTCAAACCCAGAATCTCTTCCTTCCGGACCCTCAAGAAAACG TCCGTGGACGCAGAGGGCTTCACCCATCTCCCTCCAGAGCAGCGCAGGAAACGCTTACAGCAGAAGATCGATGACATCAGCAAGGAGCTGCAGAAGGAAGTAGATCAGAG CGAGGCTCTGGGCAAGATGAAAGATGTGTATGAAAAGAACCCTCAGATGGGAGATCCTGCCAGTTTGGCCCCTCAGATCGCTCAGACGGCACAAAACATGGAAAGACTGAGAGGAGAACTCAACAAATATGAG TGCTGGCTCACTGGAGCAGGGGGCCGCGGAGACTCCATACGATACTCGACACACTCGCTGAATAACAACGGCGCACACAACCACAACAG TCTTGGAGCTCTCTCAGATGAGACCGACCCCTCCCAGGCCATCTACACTGAGTTTGATGACGACTTTGAGGGAGAGGATCTGGCCGCACCTATTGGTCAATGCACAGCGCTCTACAATTTCCCAG GCTCCAGCGAGGGGACCATATCTATGCAGGAAGGGGAGGTGCTCTTCGTAGTGGAGGAGGACAAGGGCGACGGATGGACGCGGGTGCGCCGGAACAACGGGGATGAGGGCTACATCCCGACTTCATATGCCAACATCACACTTAATAAATGA